Proteins from one Acetoanaerobium noterae genomic window:
- a CDS encoding 2-oxoacid:acceptor oxidoreductase family protein: MMDKVILAGFGGQGVMFLGKLLAYAGMGSDLELCWIPSYGPEMRGGTANCSVILSDEEIHSPVIDKADGAIVLNKPAYEKFSSRIKPGGVLIVNSSLAKIENPRTDIKIVEIPATEIANELGNSSIANMVCLGALIPSLNLVDLPKIEKAIKKLTSKRPETFDSNLNAINKGIEFVK; the protein is encoded by the coding sequence ATGATGGATAAAGTGATACTTGCTGGATTTGGCGGACAAGGAGTAATGTTCTTAGGAAAACTTCTTGCTTATGCTGGAATGGGATCAGATCTTGAGCTTTGCTGGATTCCTTCTTATGGTCCTGAGATGAGAGGCGGAACAGCAAACTGCTCTGTTATTTTATCTGATGAGGAAATACATTCGCCCGTAATTGATAAAGCAGACGGTGCTATAGTTCTCAATAAGCCTGCTTATGAAAAGTTTTCATCTAGAATAAAGCCAGGTGGAGTTCTTATAGTTAACTCATCGCTTGCGAAAATTGAGAATCCTAGAACTGATATAAAGATTGTAGAAATTCCAGCTACAGAAATTGCAAATGAGCTTGGAAATTCAAGTATAGCAAACATGGTATGCCTTGGAGCCTTAATTCCGAGTCTAAATCTTGTAGATTTGCCTAAAATTGAAAAAGCTATAAAAAAACTTACTAGTAAAAGACCAGAAACTTTTGATTCAAATCTAAATGCAATAAATAAGGGTATTGAGTTTGTAAAATAA
- a CDS encoding thiamine pyrophosphate-dependent enzyme — MEKQIFKRSKGLTDVSFSFCPGCTHGIIMRLIAESLEELDIIEETIGVSPVGCAGFCQNFFTCDFVGAAHGRAQAVGTGIKRSLPDKMVFTYQGDGDIASIGTQHAIHTAARGENITSIMVNNAIYGMTGGQMAPTTLEGMKTSTSPFGRDKALTGSPIDLPKIIANLEGAVYVASVSVDSPKNINIAKKAIKKAFMVQKAGLGFAFVSVLSTCPTNWGLSPAQSMQWLRDNMMPIYELGELKVTEEVKSL; from the coding sequence ATGGAAAAGCAGATATTTAAAAGATCAAAAGGGCTTACAGACGTTTCTTTTTCATTTTGTCCAGGCTGTACCCACGGAATAATAATGAGACTGATTGCTGAGTCATTAGAAGAACTCGATATAATTGAAGAAACTATAGGAGTATCACCAGTTGGATGTGCAGGCTTTTGTCAGAATTTCTTTACCTGTGATTTTGTAGGGGCGGCTCATGGTAGAGCTCAGGCAGTTGGTACAGGAATAAAAAGATCTCTTCCTGATAAAATGGTATTTACATATCAAGGAGATGGAGATATAGCATCAATTGGAACTCAGCATGCAATCCATACGGCTGCTAGAGGAGAAAATATAACTTCGATAATGGTTAACAATGCAATCTATGGTATGACTGGAGGACAAATGGCTCCTACAACCTTAGAAGGGATGAAAACATCTACAAGTCCATTTGGAAGAGATAAAGCTCTAACAGGTTCACCTATAGATCTTCCTAAAATAATTGCAAATCTTGAAGGAGCTGTTTATGTTGCATCCGTTTCTGTAGATTCGCCTAAAAACATAAACATAGCAAAGAAAGCAATTAAAAAAGCCTTCATGGTGCAAAAAGCTGGTCTTGGCTTTGCTTTTGTAAGTGTGTTATCAACTTGCCCTACAAACTGGGGACTTTCTCCAGCGCAGAGTATGCAGTGGCTAAGAGACAATATGATGCCTATTTATGAGCTTGGAGAATTAAAGGTAACTGAGGAGGTAAAAAGCTTATGA
- the vorB gene encoding 3-methyl-2-oxobutanoate dehydrogenase subunit VorB: MERVLMKGNEIIGEAAIRSGCRLFFGYPITPSTEVIEYLSAKFPDVGGTIVQAEDEIGAINMCYGAACTGNRVMTASSSPGVSLKQEGLSYSAAAELPMVVVNVNRCGPGLGGLGPAQSDYFQATKGGGHGDYRLIVLAPSKAQELYDYTMMAFDLAEKYRNPVMILSDGFLGQTMEPVILKEKPASEEYDRSWIVNGAKGREKRIIASYSLTNEIGEENNLRWEAKYKAIEEQEQQWEEFQTDDAEYLLVSYGTTGRICKSTVIEARKKGIKLGLIRPITLWPFPKKAFAPFMDKVKGIVTVELNTGQMIEDVELAVRCKPETHLFRRQGGMLPTEFEILEFVESKFNLNSDKEV; the protein is encoded by the coding sequence ATGGAAAGAGTATTGATGAAAGGAAATGAAATCATCGGTGAAGCTGCCATAAGATCAGGATGTAGGTTGTTTTTCGGTTATCCTATTACACCTTCAACCGAGGTAATAGAGTATTTATCAGCTAAGTTTCCAGATGTAGGTGGAACTATTGTTCAAGCAGAAGATGAAATAGGAGCTATAAACATGTGCTATGGAGCAGCATGTACTGGAAATAGAGTAATGACTGCATCATCAAGCCCAGGGGTAAGCTTAAAGCAAGAAGGACTTTCATATAGTGCTGCTGCTGAGCTTCCAATGGTTGTAGTAAATGTAAACAGATGTGGACCAGGACTAGGTGGACTAGGGCCAGCGCAATCAGATTACTTCCAAGCTACCAAAGGTGGCGGTCATGGAGACTATAGATTAATAGTGCTTGCACCTTCTAAGGCTCAGGAGCTTTACGACTACACTATGATGGCATTTGATCTAGCAGAAAAATACAGAAACCCTGTAATGATTTTAAGTGATGGATTTCTAGGACAGACTATGGAACCAGTAATCTTAAAAGAAAAACCTGCAAGTGAAGAATATGACAGAAGCTGGATTGTAAATGGAGCAAAGGGAAGAGAAAAGAGAATCATAGCAAGCTATTCACTTACAAATGAAATCGGTGAAGAAAACAATTTAAGATGGGAAGCTAAATATAAAGCTATAGAAGAGCAAGAACAACAATGGGAAGAATTCCAAACTGATGATGCAGAATATCTTCTAGTAAGCTACGGAACTACAGGCAGAATTTGTAAGAGTACTGTAATTGAGGCTAGAAAAAAAGGCATTAAGCTAGGACTTATTAGACCTATAACTCTATGGCCATTCCCAAAGAAAGCCTTTGCACCATTTATGGACAAAGTTAAAGGAATTGTTACTGTAGAGCTTAATACAGGGCAAATGATTGAAGATGTAGAGCTTGCAGTTAGATGCAAACCAGAAACTCATCTGTTTAGAAGACAAGGTGGTATGCTTCCAACAGAATTTGAAATTTTAGAATTTGTGGAATCAAAATTTAACTTAAACTCAGATAAGGAGGTATAG
- a CDS encoding indolepyruvate ferredoxin oxidoreductase subunit alpha has product MPRINVIEKFCKSCGLCIEVCPKKIIAIGDTANDKGYFTAVCINQDECIGCGLCATICPDVAIEVYK; this is encoded by the coding sequence TTGCCAAGAATTAATGTAATTGAGAAATTTTGTAAGAGCTGCGGACTATGTATAGAAGTATGTCCTAAAAAGATAATAGCTATAGGTGACACAGCAAATGACAAAGGTTATTTTACTGCAGTATGTATTAACCAGGATGAATGTATAGGTTGCGGGCTTTGCGCAACTATTTGCCCTGATGTAGCTATAGAAGTTTACAAATAG
- a CDS encoding bifunctional enoyl-CoA hydratase/phosphate acetyltransferase, with protein MIKRLSELLENVANNPKLKLAVAAAEDEDVLGALKQASMDNIVEPILIGDKKAIIEICEKLDYKINHDEIIETTSLEESAKKAVELVVEKKAHFLMKGLLDTSILLKAVLNKETGLRTENLISHVMLYDVPSYHKLLILTDGGMNIAPSVKEKAMIIKNAHEVAKSLGIETTKVAVIAAKEKPNEKMPATMDARELQDMCNNNEFGDGIIVEGPLAVDLALSSEAAKVKNFKSEISGDVDIIAVPFIEVGNALGKSLTYLAGATSAGIIMGAKVPIVLVSRADDYETKLYSIALGSHIASKCK; from the coding sequence ATGATAAAACGCTTATCAGAATTGTTGGAAAACGTTGCCAATAACCCTAAACTAAAACTAGCAGTAGCAGCAGCTGAGGATGAAGATGTACTTGGAGCCTTAAAACAAGCATCTATGGATAATATAGTAGAGCCTATACTAATAGGAGATAAAAAAGCAATAATAGAAATTTGCGAAAAACTAGACTATAAAATAAATCATGATGAAATCATAGAAACTACTTCTTTAGAGGAAAGCGCAAAAAAAGCTGTTGAGCTAGTTGTTGAAAAAAAAGCTCATTTTCTTATGAAAGGTCTTCTTGATACATCAATTTTATTAAAGGCTGTTTTAAATAAAGAAACCGGTCTTAGGACAGAAAATTTAATCAGTCACGTTATGCTTTATGATGTTCCTTCATACCATAAATTATTAATTCTTACAGATGGAGGAATGAATATAGCTCCTTCAGTAAAAGAAAAAGCCATGATAATTAAAAATGCTCACGAAGTGGCAAAATCCCTAGGTATAGAAACTACAAAAGTGGCTGTTATTGCGGCTAAAGAAAAACCTAACGAAAAAATGCCAGCAACAATGGATGCCAGAGAACTTCAAGATATGTGTAATAATAATGAATTTGGAGATGGAATAATTGTAGAAGGACCTCTTGCAGTGGATTTAGCACTTTCAAGTGAAGCTGCAAAAGTGAAGAATTTTAAAAGTGAAATTTCTGGTGATGTAGATATAATAGCAGTACCATTTATCGAAGTGGGAAATGCTCTTGGAAAATCACTTACTTATTTAGCCGGAGCAACCTCAGCTGGAATTATTATGGGAGCAAAAGTACCTATAGTGCTAGTTTCTAGAGCTGACGATTATGAAACTAAATTGTATTCAATAGCTTTAGGTTCACATATTGCAAGCAAATGTAAATAG
- a CDS encoding tetratricopeptide repeat protein, whose protein sequence is MNKSRIEKYLLEKTNKLVFITLDDIILKKIEGININKNIEVPVFSSVLIDMANSKKEGISTIDILSAMLFIQGIDPYFKYSKEYKAIITKLSSNPLALASSLAGDAYEKSNLIESLIFARGYLSMFEPEMNLYFNYALLCKEISEQALEDSKKVDFKLESEDCFNALVKLYPEFSKPYYYLAYFALQHGDLGTSKNCFEKAIELGLDDSLENDSKDNLVKINTTEKISLSSELIESEKYDEALAILEEIVDEDTSSYEAYFYLGYINRLKGEYESAIDYFEFAYKLDTSQPQLINEMALCFAFLGDLEQALELLEYAFELDSESIEILCNISMVYYNLENIEKAKYYINLAENIDPHDDIVQECIKLIYKA, encoded by the coding sequence ATGAACAAATCAAGAATTGAGAAATATTTACTGGAAAAAACAAATAAATTGGTTTTTATAACCTTAGATGATATTATTCTAAAAAAAATTGAAGGAATAAACATTAATAAAAATATTGAGGTTCCAGTATTTTCATCTGTACTTATAGACATGGCTAATTCAAAAAAAGAAGGAATTTCTACAATAGATATATTAAGTGCCATGCTTTTCATACAAGGGATAGACCCTTATTTTAAGTACAGTAAAGAATACAAAGCGATAATAACAAAATTATCTTCAAATCCACTTGCTCTAGCTAGTAGCTTAGCTGGAGATGCATATGAAAAAAGCAATCTAATTGAGAGCTTGATATTTGCAAGAGGGTATCTATCTATGTTTGAACCAGAAATGAACTTATACTTCAACTATGCGCTGCTATGTAAAGAAATTTCTGAGCAAGCTTTAGAAGATAGCAAAAAGGTGGATTTCAAACTTGAAAGTGAGGATTGCTTTAATGCACTAGTCAAATTATATCCGGAATTTTCTAAGCCATATTATTATTTAGCATATTTTGCATTACAGCATGGAGATTTAGGTACCTCAAAAAATTGTTTTGAAAAAGCTATAGAACTTGGACTCGATGATTCTCTTGAAAACGACTCTAAGGATAATCTAGTCAAAATTAACACTACAGAAAAAATAAGTCTATCTAGTGAGCTCATTGAAAGTGAAAAATACGATGAGGCCCTAGCTATTTTAGAAGAAATAGTTGATGAAGATACTTCTTCATATGAAGCATATTTCTATCTAGGCTATATAAATAGATTAAAAGGAGAGTATGAATCAGCAATAGATTATTTTGAATTTGCATATAAACTTGATACTTCTCAGCCTCAGCTTATTAATGAAATGGCTCTGTGTTTTGCATTTTTGGGCGATTTAGAGCAGGCCTTGGAGCTTCTTGAGTATGCATTTGAACTAGATTCTGAGAGTATAGAGATATTATGTAATATTTCAATGGTTTATTATAATTTAGAAAATATTGAAAAAGCTAAATACTATATTAATCTAGCTGAAAATATAGATCCCCATGACGATATTGTTCAGGAATGCATTAAATTGATATATAAGGCTTAA
- a CDS encoding B12-binding domain-containing radical SAM protein: MKLLLTTLNSKYIHTCLSIRYLYSSVKDTCDSYIKEYTINESLDKIYADIYEKNYDIVGFSCYIWNVEQTLKLCSTLKEANPDLIIILGGPEVSFDSLNFINKHSYIDYIIKGEGELVLPKLIDSISKFKKHIEIDGVVYKSNELPPYSNYRYNTHEDIYFIENKDTPPIADLSQIKSPYLYVTEEEIENKIVYFETSRGCTFNCSYCLSSTLKGVRFFPLESVKQDLKKLVVLNAKQIKFVDRTFNSHKEITLALIKFLKEIDNGKINFHFEITAHMLDDEFMKEIKEARYGLFQFEIGVQSTNSKTIKTVNRIDNFEKLSVRVNQIKKYGNIHQHLDLIAGLPYENLESFKKSFNDVFGLLPEALQLGFLKMLKGSPIRSQVELFDYRYRNYPPYEVISNKFISASEILFLKEIEEIVDLFYNSGMFMLSIEYIYINNYNNNGFKLFSDLLAYKNDYYQNKTLSRDDLYKLLHEFYSRICPDETNKIKELIRFDYLRMGRNRVIPLFLRNDLSSITREEAVAWISNDYIKSELGYPNSHPMEIIKKIHVELFEFDIIDYIKTKGNLKNHKAIIAFNYSGEKDFMNKVTFTGGLYEQIKN, encoded by the coding sequence ATGAAATTATTATTAACAACCTTAAACTCCAAATATATTCATACATGTCTATCTATAAGGTATTTATACTCTAGTGTAAAAGATACCTGTGATTCATATATAAAAGAATATACTATAAATGAAAGCTTGGATAAGATATACGCTGATATTTACGAAAAAAATTACGATATTGTAGGTTTTTCTTGCTATATTTGGAATGTTGAGCAGACTCTTAAGCTATGCTCTACACTAAAGGAAGCTAATCCTGATTTAATTATAATACTTGGAGGACCTGAGGTTAGCTTTGATTCACTTAACTTTATTAATAAGCATTCATATATTGATTATATAATTAAAGGAGAAGGGGAGTTAGTTCTTCCAAAACTTATTGACTCTATTTCTAAATTTAAGAAACATATAGAAATAGATGGAGTCGTTTATAAATCAAACGAACTACCACCATATTCAAATTATAGATACAATACACATGAAGATATATATTTTATAGAGAACAAGGATACACCTCCTATAGCTGATCTATCTCAGATAAAAAGCCCATATCTTTATGTGACTGAAGAGGAAATAGAAAATAAAATAGTTTATTTTGAAACTTCAAGAGGGTGCACATTTAATTGCTCTTATTGCTTATCGTCAACTCTAAAAGGAGTCAGATTTTTTCCTTTAGAAAGTGTAAAGCAGGATTTGAAAAAACTTGTAGTCTTAAATGCAAAACAGATTAAATTTGTAGATAGAACCTTTAATTCCCATAAAGAAATTACTTTAGCTTTAATAAAATTTTTAAAGGAAATCGATAATGGCAAAATTAATTTTCATTTTGAGATTACAGCTCATATGCTTGATGACGAGTTTATGAAAGAGATTAAAGAAGCACGGTATGGTTTATTTCAATTTGAAATTGGAGTTCAGTCTACAAATAGTAAAACTATTAAAACTGTAAATAGAATTGATAATTTTGAAAAATTGTCTGTAAGAGTGAATCAAATAAAAAAATATGGTAATATCCATCAGCATTTAGATTTAATCGCAGGACTTCCATATGAAAATTTAGAGAGCTTTAAAAAATCCTTTAATGATGTATTTGGGTTACTTCCTGAGGCACTTCAACTAGGATTTTTGAAAATGCTCAAGGGTAGTCCTATAAGGAGTCAAGTAGAGTTATTTGATTATAGATATCGCAATTATCCACCTTATGAAGTGATTTCAAATAAATTCATTTCAGCAAGCGAAATTTTATTTCTTAAAGAAATCGAAGAGATTGTGGACTTGTTTTATAACAGCGGGATGTTTATGCTTAGTATAGAATATATTTATATCAATAACTACAATAATAATGGATTTAAATTATTTTCTGATTTACTTGCATATAAAAACGATTATTACCAAAATAAAACCTTATCTAGAGATGATCTATATAAACTTTTACATGAATTTTATAGTAGGATTTGCCCAGATGAGACAAATAAAATAAAAGAGCTAATTAGATTTGATTATTTAAGAATGGGAAGAAATAGAGTTATTCCTTTGTTTTTAAGAAATGATTTAAGTAGTATTACAAGAGAAGAAGCGGTAGCTTGGATTTCAAATGATTATATTAAATCTGAACTTGGTTATCCTAATTCGCATCCTATGGAAATAATAAAAAAAATTCATGTAGAGCTATTTGAATTTGATATTATCGACTATATAAAAACCAAAGGGAATTTGAAAAACCATAAAGCTATAATAGCGTTTAATTATAGTGGAGAGAAAGATTTTATGAATAAAGTAACGTTTACTGGAGGTTTGTATGAACAAATCAAGAATTGA
- a CDS encoding zinc dependent phospholipase C family protein, with product MFIPTHRIIANHIYENLKDSLDFKLSKPMLQYGNMKPDVAPSLKSKKHYMNPTFDFVLDEIVKLIDDGLHEDLISINAFSVRLGVITHFLSDFFCLPHHDRTYFSDKLKEHMIYEKNLHYKFKEFSGLDKITLPSLKTLDKDGIKALIEELHHDYVNRPKGYENDIVSSINVSSAIGLLIVENSILYEPQLIAV from the coding sequence TTGTTCATACCAACCCATAGAATTATTGCTAATCATATTTACGAGAATTTAAAAGACAGCTTAGATTTTAAACTTAGCAAGCCTATGCTTCAGTACGGAAATATGAAACCCGACGTAGCTCCAAGTTTAAAATCAAAAAAACATTATATGAACCCAACTTTTGATTTTGTCTTAGATGAAATTGTTAAGCTTATCGATGATGGACTACACGAAGATTTAATATCTATAAATGCTTTTTCTGTGAGATTAGGTGTAATCACACATTTTTTATCTGATTTCTTCTGCTTGCCACATCACGATAGAACCTATTTTTCTGACAAGTTAAAAGAGCACATGATTTATGAAAAAAATCTTCACTATAAATTCAAGGAATTTTCGGGATTAGACAAAATAACATTGCCAAGCTTAAAAACTTTAGATAAAGATGGAATTAAAGCTCTTATAGAAGAACTTCATCATGATTATGTTAATAGACCTAAAGGCTACGAAAATGATATAGTTAGTTCTATAAATGTGTCCTCTGCAATTGGTCTTCTAATTGTAGAAAACTCTATTTTATACGAGCCACAACTTATTGCAGTTTAA
- the argS gene encoding arginine--tRNA ligase — translation MDFKVEVSKILSEKISDFSYEEILSMIEIPPNAAMGDFAFPCFKLAKTYRKSPNIIAQELAQELNRPSYLKSIENAGGYVNFYVDTILLSSQVIKEVLEKKEDFGKMDIGSGKNVIVEFSSPNIAKPFHIGHIRTTVIGNSLYKLYKFLGYNTIGINHLGDYGTQFGKLIVAYKGWGNEEEVKNAPIKTLLKLYIEYHEKAEENPQMEDEAREWFKKLEDGDEEATRLWKFFREVSLEEFSRVYDMLGISFDSYAGESFYSDKMPAVIDLMEEKGVLIESQGAHIVDLEPYGMPPALIKKRDGSTLYITRDLAAAIYRKKTYDFYKNIYVVGSQQALHFKQWMKILDLMGFEWANDCEHVQFGMVGLEEGTLSTRKGRVVFLEDVLNQAIQKTKEVIIEKNPNLEDIDKVAKQIGVGAVVFQELSNSRIKDYTFSWERTLSFEGETGPYVQYTHARACSVLRKANLKPSSDIDFSMLGNNNDAMEVIRVLGSFKSVLLRAADKNEPHHITRYILDLAQAFNKFYHDNPILVDDEKVKAARLTIVEAVRIGLENSLKLIGMEAPERM, via the coding sequence ATGGATTTTAAAGTTGAAGTAAGTAAAATATTATCAGAAAAAATATCCGATTTTTCTTATGAAGAAATCCTATCTATGATAGAGATTCCACCAAATGCAGCAATGGGAGATTTTGCATTTCCTTGCTTTAAGTTGGCTAAGACATACAGGAAATCGCCTAATATTATCGCACAGGAATTAGCGCAAGAATTAAATAGACCTTCATATTTAAAATCAATTGAAAATGCTGGAGGATACGTTAATTTTTATGTTGATACTATACTTTTATCTTCTCAAGTAATAAAAGAAGTACTTGAAAAAAAAGAAGATTTTGGAAAGATGGATATCGGAAGTGGGAAGAATGTAATTGTTGAGTTTTCCTCTCCAAATATAGCTAAACCTTTTCATATCGGTCATATACGTACTACAGTTATTGGAAATTCACTGTATAAATTATATAAATTTTTAGGATATAACACAATTGGAATCAACCATTTAGGTGATTACGGAACTCAGTTTGGTAAACTCATTGTTGCTTACAAAGGATGGGGAAATGAAGAAGAAGTTAAAAATGCTCCAATTAAGACCTTATTAAAGCTATATATAGAATATCATGAAAAAGCTGAAGAAAATCCACAAATGGAGGATGAAGCAAGAGAATGGTTTAAAAAATTAGAGGATGGCGATGAAGAAGCTACTCGCCTATGGAAATTTTTTAGAGAGGTTTCTCTAGAAGAATTCTCAAGGGTTTATGATATGCTTGGAATTTCATTTGATTCTTATGCTGGCGAAAGTTTTTATTCAGATAAAATGCCAGCAGTTATTGATCTAATGGAAGAAAAAGGTGTTCTTATAGAATCTCAAGGCGCTCATATAGTTGATTTAGAGCCTTATGGAATGCCTCCTGCACTTATTAAAAAAAGAGACGGTTCTACTCTTTATATAACTAGAGATTTAGCGGCAGCTATATATAGAAAGAAAACTTATGATTTTTATAAAAACATTTATGTTGTAGGCTCTCAGCAAGCTCTTCATTTTAAGCAGTGGATGAAGATACTTGATTTAATGGGATTTGAATGGGCAAATGATTGTGAGCACGTTCAGTTTGGAATGGTTGGTCTTGAGGAAGGTACCTTATCAACTAGAAAAGGAAGAGTTGTTTTTCTTGAAGATGTATTAAATCAAGCTATACAAAAAACTAAGGAAGTAATAATTGAAAAAAATCCTAACTTAGAAGATATTGATAAGGTAGCAAAGCAAATTGGAGTTGGAGCAGTTGTGTTTCAAGAGCTATCAAACAGCAGAATAAAAGATTATACATTCTCGTGGGAAAGAACACTTAGTTTTGAAGGAGAAACTGGACCATATGTTCAGTATACTCATGCTAGAGCTTGCTCTGTTCTTAGAAAAGCAAATTTGAAACCTAGTTCAGACATAGATTTTTCAATGCTAGGCAACAATAATGATGCTATGGAAGTAATTAGAGTACTAGGCAGCTTTAAATCAGTTCTGTTAAGAGCAGCAGATAAAAATGAGCCTCATCATATAACAAGATATATTTTGGATTTAGCTCAGGCCTTTAATAAATTTTACCATGATAATCCAATTTTAGTTGATGATGAAAAAGTAAAAGCAGCTAGATTGACTATAGTTGAAGCAGTGAGAATAGGACTTGAGAATTCGCTTAAACTCATAGGAATGGAAGCGCCGGAGAGAATGTAA
- a CDS encoding Fur family transcriptional regulator, producing MKIENSVKEISHFLSEKGIKPSYQRVKILERLLADKNHPTVNDIYTDLIDEIPSLSKTTVYNTLNIFVENDIVKSFSVDGNEARYDVNAHSHGHFICLSCKSIFDFEVDNSDIKLDNLDGFEIIQSELTVRGICKHCASTKS from the coding sequence ATGAAAATTGAGAATAGTGTTAAAGAAATAAGTCATTTCCTTTCTGAAAAAGGAATCAAACCCTCTTATCAGAGAGTGAAAATACTTGAAAGACTTTTAGCTGACAAAAATCATCCTACAGTAAATGATATATACACAGATCTTATTGATGAGATACCTTCACTATCTAAAACTACAGTATATAATACCCTTAATATCTTTGTGGAAAATGATATTGTAAAAAGCTTTAGCGTAGATGGAAATGAAGCAAGATATGATGTAAATGCACATTCCCATGGACATTTTATCTGCCTTTCATGCAAATCGATTTTTGATTTCGAAGTAGATAACTCTGATATTAAGCTAGATAATCTTGACGGGTTCGAAATTATCCAAAGTGAACTAACTGTAAGAGGTATCTGTAAACATTGTGCATCAACCAAATCCTAA
- a CDS encoding alpha-hydroxy-acid oxidizing protein, translating to MDIKEIRSLAKDRMKGVCNLCSECNGIYCSGQVPGMGGTGSGRAMKRSYEKISQVKLNLKTIHEAKKPETNIMIFNQNLSLPLISAPVTGSEINMGGYLSEADYCKAVVSGSKMAGTFAMIGDSGNPQFYIDGLNAITEENGCGIAIIKPRENNKIIENIKKAEIADALAVGVDIDGAGLVTMALLGQPVGPKSKAELKEIISSTDLPVILKGIMTVQEALLAVEIGAKAIVVSNHGGRILDDTFAPIEVLPEIAKAVKEKITIMADGSVRSGRDIFKYIAAGADVVLCARPIIWGAIGGGSEGVASYINHLKNELIQAMILTGANNIAEINSDMISYNFDI from the coding sequence ATGGATATCAAAGAGATAAGAAGCTTAGCAAAGGACAGAATGAAAGGTGTTTGCAATTTATGCAGTGAATGCAATGGTATTTATTGTAGTGGACAGGTTCCAGGTATGGGTGGAACTGGAAGTGGAAGAGCTATGAAACGTAGCTACGAAAAAATTTCTCAAGTAAAGCTTAATCTAAAAACTATTCATGAGGCAAAAAAGCCCGAGACTAATATCATGATATTTAATCAAAATCTATCTCTTCCGCTTATTAGTGCACCTGTTACAGGTAGTGAAATAAATATGGGTGGTTATTTATCAGAAGCTGATTATTGTAAAGCTGTAGTGTCGGGGTCAAAAATGGCCGGTACTTTTGCTATGATTGGAGATAGTGGAAATCCACAGTTTTATATTGATGGTTTAAATGCAATTACAGAGGAAAACGGATGTGGTATTGCAATAATCAAGCCAAGAGAAAACAATAAAATAATTGAAAATATAAAAAAAGCAGAAATAGCTGATGCTTTAGCTGTAGGAGTTGACATAGATGGAGCAGGATTAGTAACTATGGCTTTACTTGGGCAACCTGTAGGACCAAAATCTAAGGCTGAGCTAAAAGAAATTATTAGCTCTACAGATCTACCTGTAATTTTAAAGGGAATTATGACCGTACAGGAAGCTCTTTTAGCTGTAGAAATAGGAGCCAAAGCGATAGTTGTATCTAATCATGGTGGAAGAATATTAGACGATACTTTTGCTCCGATAGAAGTGCTTCCTGAGATTGCTAAGGCAGTAAAAGAAAAGATAACTATTATGGCTGATGGAAGTGTGAGATCGGGAAGGGATATATTTAAATATATAGCAGCTGGGGCTGACGTCGTGCTTTGTGCAAGACCTATTATTTGGGGAGCAATAGGAGGAGGCAGTGAAGGTGTCGCTAGTTATATTAACCATTTAAAAAATGAATTGATTCAAGCGATGATATTAACTGGAGCAAATAATATAGCCGAAATAAATTCAGATATGATTTCATATAATTTTGATATTTAA